The DNA sequence GCGAGCTGCGCCGGGTCCTGCGCGACCACATCACCACGGAAGTCAAGCGGTACCAGGGAAAGGTCCGCGCCTGGGACGTCGTCAACGAGCTCTTCAACGAGGACGGCACGCGGCGCGACACGGTGTTCCGGCAGAAGCTCGGGGACGGCTTCGTCGCCGACGTCTTCCGCTGGGCGCACGCGGCCGACCCGAAGGCGACGCTCTACATCAACGACTACAACATCGAAGGCCGGAACCCGAAGAGCGACGCCGTGTACGACCTGGTGAAGACCCTGCGGCGGCAGGGCGTGCCGATCGGCGGCGTCGGGGTCCAGGCGCACCTGTCGATCCAGTACGGCTTCCCGGCGGAGTACCGCGCCAACCTGGCCCGGCTGGCGAAGCTCGGCGTGGACGTCGCGATCACCGAGGCGGACGTCCGCATCCCGACCCCGCCCGACGCGGCGAAGCTCGCCACCCAGGCGAGCTACTTCGACCAGCTCTGGGACGGCTGCCAGGCGGTCCGCCGCTGCGTCGAGTTCACGACGTGGGGCTTCACGGACCGCCATTCCTGGGTGCCGGACGTGTTCCCCGGC is a window from the Amycolatopsis sp. cg9 genome containing:
- a CDS encoding endo-1,4-beta-xylanase; protein product: MLRRIPKKRVALVLAAVAGIAVWQAPSASASVPLQYATNRYVGSAVAASYLASEPDYRAVLTREFDNVTPENEMKWGTVEAVRGQYDWSGADAIVRYAQEHHKTVRGHTLVWHSQLPDWVAGLPAGELRRVLRDHITTEVKRYQGKVRAWDVVNELFNEDGTRRDTVFRQKLGDGFVADVFRWAHAADPKATLYINDYNIEGRNPKSDAVYDLVKTLRRQGVPIGGVGVQAHLSIQYGFPAEYRANLARLAKLGVDVAITEADVRIPTPPDAAKLATQASYFDQLWDGCQAVRRCVEFTTWGFTDRHSWVPDVFPGEGAACLFDENLHPKPAYTRINP